Proteins from a single region of Pseudodesulfovibrio portus:
- the rfbA gene encoding glucose-1-phosphate thymidylyltransferase RfbA, whose amino-acid sequence MKGIILAGGSGTRLHPLTRVVSKQLLPVYDKPMIYYPLSTLMLANIRDILIISTPHDLPGFRKLLGDGSQLGLNLTYREQPSPDGLAQAFIIGEEFIGDDTVCLVLGDNIFYGHGLGSMLQSAGSLTKGGLVFAYMVKDPERYGVVEFDRSYKALSIEEKPQHPKSKYAVTGLYFYDNDVIEMAKSLSPSPRGELEITDINRLYLQRGDLEVQTLGRGYAWLDMGTHESLHGAANFVRAVQERQGYVISSPEEIAYRLGFIDRKQLETLGTAMSNNDYGKYLLEVAKEEPGWS is encoded by the coding sequence ATGAAAGGCATCATCCTCGCGGGCGGGTCCGGCACCCGGCTCCACCCCCTGACACGGGTCGTCAGCAAGCAGCTTTTGCCCGTCTACGACAAGCCCATGATCTACTACCCGTTGTCCACGCTCATGCTGGCGAACATCCGGGACATCCTGATCATCTCCACCCCGCACGATCTGCCCGGCTTCCGGAAACTCCTGGGCGACGGCTCCCAACTCGGACTGAATCTCACCTATCGCGAGCAGCCCTCCCCGGACGGGCTGGCCCAGGCATTCATCATCGGCGAGGAGTTCATCGGCGACGACACCGTCTGCCTGGTGCTGGGCGACAACATCTTCTACGGCCACGGGCTGGGCTCCATGCTGCAGTCAGCAGGCTCGCTGACCAAGGGAGGCCTCGTGTTCGCCTACATGGTCAAGGACCCGGAACGGTACGGCGTGGTGGAATTCGACCGCAGCTACAAGGCCCTGTCCATCGAGGAAAAGCCGCAGCATCCCAAGTCGAAATACGCGGTCACCGGCCTCTACTTCTACGACAACGACGTCATCGAAATGGCCAAATCCCTTTCGCCCTCCCCGCGCGGCGAGCTGGAGATCACGGATATCAACAGGCTGTACCTCCAACGCGGCGACCTGGAGGTCCAGACCCTGGGCCGGGGCTATGCCTGGCTGGACATGGGCACCCATGAATCCCTGCACGGGGCCGCCAACTTCGTGCGCGCCGTCCAGGAACGGCAGGGGTACGTCATCTCCAGCCCCGAAGAGATCGCCTACCGGCTGGGGTTCATCGACCGCAAACAGCTTGAAACCCTCGGCACCGCCATGAGCAACAACGACTACGGCAAGTACCTGCTCGAAGTCGCCAAGGAAGAGCCCGGCTGGTCGTGA
- a CDS encoding PilZ domain-containing protein, whose amino-acid sequence MGIFDAFTALFSKSGKGPKKKKKAGGKKGASKKKASTAHSDSETTIKLAAKAKGRKKSQEIHADPIDEAALGFSISLKGENEQAKKRSAIRITVKGLAVRIPRLKKIFKASDISATGLGFFFEKPRIKAGVELKMDIILDKKIVAKNVICKVRRHEKGQVGCRFVDLDRAQDDAVNKVVLLGQKQMAERKKAKKDREFKIPT is encoded by the coding sequence ATGGGTATATTCGACGCTTTCACAGCTCTTTTCTCCAAGTCTGGCAAGGGACCGAAAAAAAAGAAAAAAGCGGGCGGCAAAAAAGGCGCGTCCAAGAAAAAGGCGTCCACCGCGCACTCCGATTCCGAGACCACCATCAAACTGGCGGCCAAGGCCAAGGGCCGGAAAAAATCCCAGGAAATCCACGCCGACCCCATCGACGAGGCCGCCCTCGGATTCAGCATCTCCCTCAAGGGAGAAAACGAACAGGCCAAGAAACGCAGCGCCATCCGCATCACGGTCAAGGGGCTGGCCGTCCGCATCCCCCGTCTCAAAAAGATCTTCAAGGCATCGGACATCAGCGCCACAGGACTGGGCTTTTTCTTTGAGAAACCCCGCATCAAGGCGGGCGTGGAACTCAAGATGGACATCATCCTGGACAAGAAGATCGTGGCCAAGAACGTGATCTGCAAGGTCAGACGCCACGAGAAAGGCCAGGTGGGCTGCCGGTTCGTGGACCTCGACCGCGCCCAGGACGATGCGGTCAACAAGGTCGTTCTGCTGGGTCAGAAACAGATGGCCGAACGCAAGAAAGCCAAAAAGGACCGGGAATTCAAGATCCCGACCTAA
- a CDS encoding recombination-associated protein RdgC has product MSILSASLGLTRYRIIEDVPDELLRQVPDKLKQFCMVDIDGTADERSFGWTNMDDMLDMNWTQSPPEKGEYLTFSLRLDTRRIPPAVLKKHNTIALNKELAHNKEQGKNFVSRDRKREIKEQVTLRLRARSLPIPAVFDIVWNPTANRIYLSTTNAKVCALFEDHFAMTFDLHLEPLTPFFMAMDVLGEDAAPKLENLDPTIFV; this is encoded by the coding sequence TTGAGCATACTTTCCGCCAGCCTCGGGCTGACCCGCTACCGCATCATTGAGGACGTGCCCGACGAACTGCTCCGCCAGGTGCCTGACAAGTTGAAGCAATTCTGCATGGTCGACATCGACGGCACGGCCGACGAACGGTCCTTCGGCTGGACCAACATGGACGACATGCTCGACATGAACTGGACCCAGTCCCCGCCGGAAAAAGGCGAGTACCTGACCTTCTCGCTCCGGCTCGACACCCGGCGCATCCCGCCCGCAGTGCTCAAGAAGCACAACACCATCGCGCTGAACAAGGAACTTGCGCACAACAAGGAACAGGGCAAGAATTTCGTCTCCCGCGACCGCAAGCGGGAAATCAAGGAGCAGGTGACGCTCAGGCTGCGCGCCCGCAGCCTGCCCATCCCGGCGGTCTTCGACATCGTCTGGAACCCCACGGCGAACCGGATATACCTGTCCACCACCAACGCCAAGGTCTGCGCCCTGTTCGAGGACCATTTCGCCATGACCTTCGACCTTCACCTGGAGCCGCTGACTCCGTTCTTCATGGCCATGGACGTCCTCGGCGAAGACGCCGCGCCCAAACTCGAAAACCTCGACCCCACCATCTTCGTGTAA
- a CDS encoding arylesterase — protein sequence MQDGTVRIACFGDSLTEGYGLAPREALPNVLERLLREEGLPARCLNFGVSGETFEDGLIRVHKVLQSGPDAVILEFGANDCFMGDSVQTIRDNATAILDTLRSHGLPVLLVGITAHPEIGAAHKAEFDPMFGELAEEYGLPLFPDILAPYYPDPSRTLLDGLHPNAQGVEAMARALLPQVIELVQTAQKRD from the coding sequence ATGCAAGACGGGACCGTCCGCATAGCCTGCTTCGGCGACAGCCTGACCGAGGGGTACGGCCTGGCGCCGAGGGAAGCGTTGCCCAACGTCCTGGAACGATTGCTCCGGGAGGAAGGCCTCCCGGCGCGGTGCCTGAACTTCGGCGTCTCTGGCGAGACCTTCGAGGACGGCCTGATCCGCGTCCACAAGGTCCTCCAGTCCGGGCCCGACGCGGTGATCCTGGAATTCGGGGCCAACGACTGTTTCATGGGCGACTCCGTCCAGACCATACGAGACAACGCCACAGCCATCCTCGATACGCTGAGATCGCACGGCCTGCCCGTCCTGCTGGTGGGCATCACGGCCCACCCGGAGATCGGGGCCGCGCACAAGGCCGAATTCGACCCGATGTTCGGGGAACTGGCCGAAGAATACGGCCTGCCCCTGTTCCCGGACATCCTGGCCCCATATTACCCGGACCCGTCGCGCACCCTGCTCGACGGGCTGCACCCCAACGCGCAGGGAGTCGAAGCCATGGCCCGCGCCCTGCTGCCCCAGGTCATCGAGCTGGTCCAAACCGCACAAAAGAGGGATTGA
- a CDS encoding YcaO-like family protein, whose amino-acid sequence MRYKLQMTDTDFGVGMFAAVPDVNLSFNEMIDYLRKHPFDDHMHEFVLQGFKDFRTRKLEKLIKEVMKDGGQSDPVLAAVLFEACICHRRQAPLLKHFDGLDPAGLLPYTPAIHIRSHLLEDQDRHRAWIRLFGDNIFTLAPLPAPGDGPEPVFTDKDLDIPAPATAAQARQALDGQLPPPKPRRPLEETIEHAFSVLDKADAPLGPAMQHKASLSPIATLRHWMTKTRTANGSLSNSLEAIQTSYGRGLFRARADASCCMEMAERFSSYASFGPAGVLKYKQSYPLVHASFDELDVPAVDPNAIRLEVPYAGQKLHWMEGHAPDGSPMLIPVQFVFLFCNLDEQSLFSALGSTGLASGNTMPEAKVAALTEVIERDSDATIPFDPSRCFRVESDDPEIRKLLDGYREDGIDVWFMDVTTELGVPCYKSVVLGRHGDVNKGGGCGLSGPSALVSAMTETAYPYPGPKSGPAPEGLPVRRLEDLPDYSTGSADGDLMVLEKTLMNNGYTPAYADLTRKDLDIPVCRAVIPGLELISDFDHYSRVSPRLFRNYLAMFEEAKPLTPR is encoded by the coding sequence ATGCGCTACAAACTCCAGATGACGGACACGGATTTCGGCGTCGGCATGTTCGCCGCCGTGCCGGATGTCAACCTGAGCTTCAACGAGATGATCGACTATCTCCGCAAGCATCCGTTCGACGACCACATGCACGAGTTCGTGCTTCAGGGATTCAAGGACTTCCGCACGCGCAAGCTGGAAAAGCTCATCAAGGAAGTGATGAAGGACGGCGGACAATCCGACCCGGTGCTGGCCGCCGTTCTGTTCGAGGCGTGCATCTGCCATCGGCGGCAGGCCCCCCTGCTCAAACACTTCGACGGTCTGGACCCGGCCGGTCTGCTGCCCTACACCCCGGCCATCCACATCCGCTCGCACCTGCTTGAAGACCAAGACCGCCACCGCGCGTGGATACGGCTCTTCGGCGACAACATCTTCACCCTGGCCCCCCTGCCCGCGCCCGGAGACGGTCCGGAGCCCGTTTTCACCGACAAGGACCTGGACATCCCCGCTCCGGCCACGGCGGCCCAGGCCAGACAGGCTCTCGACGGCCAGCTCCCGCCGCCCAAGCCGCGGAGGCCGCTTGAGGAGACCATCGAACACGCCTTTTCCGTGCTGGACAAGGCGGACGCGCCGCTCGGCCCGGCCATGCAGCACAAGGCCTCCCTGTCGCCCATCGCCACCCTGCGCCACTGGATGACCAAGACGCGCACCGCCAACGGCTCCCTGTCCAACTCCCTGGAGGCCATCCAGACGAGTTACGGTCGCGGCCTGTTCCGCGCCAGGGCGGACGCCTCCTGCTGCATGGAGATGGCCGAACGCTTTTCCTCCTACGCCAGCTTCGGCCCGGCGGGCGTGCTCAAGTACAAACAAAGCTACCCCCTGGTCCACGCATCTTTCGACGAGTTGGACGTCCCGGCGGTCGACCCGAACGCGATCCGGCTGGAAGTGCCCTATGCCGGGCAGAAGCTCCACTGGATGGAGGGCCACGCGCCCGACGGCTCGCCCATGCTGATCCCGGTCCAGTTCGTGTTCCTGTTCTGCAACCTGGACGAACAGTCCCTGTTCAGCGCCCTCGGCTCCACCGGGCTGGCATCCGGCAACACCATGCCCGAGGCCAAGGTGGCCGCCCTGACCGAGGTCATCGAGCGCGACTCGGACGCCACCATTCCCTTTGACCCGAGCCGATGCTTCCGCGTGGAGAGCGACGATCCGGAAATCCGCAAGTTGCTCGACGGCTACCGGGAAGACGGGATCGACGTCTGGTTCATGGACGTGACCACGGAACTCGGCGTGCCGTGCTACAAGTCCGTGGTCCTGGGCAGGCACGGCGACGTGAACAAGGGCGGCGGCTGCGGCCTGAGCGGCCCGTCCGCCCTGGTGTCGGCCATGACCGAAACCGCCTACCCCTACCCCGGCCCGAAATCGGGTCCGGCCCCGGAAGGGCTGCCCGTGCGTAGGCTCGAGGACCTGCCCGACTATTCAACAGGCAGCGCCGACGGCGACCTCATGGTCCTGGAAAAGACGCTCATGAACAACGGCTACACCCCGGCCTACGCGGACCTGACCCGCAAGGACCTGGACATCCCGGTCTGCCGCGCCGTCATCCCCGGCCTGGAGCTGATCTCCGATTTCGACCACTACTCCCGCGTCAGCCCGCGCCTGTTCCGCAACTATCTGGCCATGTTCGAAGAAGCAAAACCATTGACTCCCCGCTGA
- a CDS encoding double-cubane-cluster-containing anaerobic reductase yields MTESSHREMWEKLDLDLDAHDALLEVLGKFYGDIYMSQQNRLQGAEYLDFVLSEVHGLRIKELQDAKAEGRKVVGTFCVFVPEEITLAADAVHVGLCAGADAGTDLAEQLVPRNTCALIKSFIGFKMAKLCPYTESCDMIVGETTCDGKKKAYEAFNEIAPTYIMEVPQTKTEAARALWKSEVLRYLAEVEKLTGKTITPERLKQGIKTTNAKRRALQRLTSLRAADPAPISGRDALLVNQISFYDEPIRFTAKINELCDELEKRIAAKGGIAPAKTPRLLLSGCPMAVPNWKLPYVIESSGAVIVGEESCIGTRNSRDLVDESGETMDEMIDAIVDRYMKIDCACFTPNTERQENVTELAKRMNADGVIHYSLLFCQPYTHEALKVDKTLQAEGIPMLSIETDYSMEDVEQLKTRVEAFVETLA; encoded by the coding sequence ATGACTGAATCATCGCACCGGGAAATGTGGGAAAAACTCGATCTCGACCTGGACGCTCACGACGCCCTGCTGGAAGTTCTGGGCAAGTTCTACGGGGACATCTACATGTCCCAACAGAACCGGCTGCAGGGGGCCGAGTACCTGGATTTCGTCCTGTCCGAAGTCCACGGGCTGCGCATCAAGGAATTGCAGGACGCCAAGGCCGAGGGACGCAAGGTCGTCGGCACCTTCTGCGTCTTCGTGCCCGAAGAGATCACCCTGGCGGCGGACGCCGTGCATGTGGGGCTGTGCGCCGGAGCCGACGCCGGGACCGACCTGGCGGAACAGTTGGTCCCGCGCAACACCTGCGCCCTGATCAAATCCTTCATCGGCTTCAAGATGGCCAAGCTCTGTCCGTACACCGAATCCTGCGACATGATCGTGGGCGAGACCACCTGCGACGGCAAGAAAAAGGCCTATGAGGCCTTCAACGAGATCGCGCCCACCTACATCATGGAAGTGCCGCAGACCAAAACCGAGGCCGCCCGCGCCCTGTGGAAATCCGAGGTCCTGCGCTACCTGGCGGAAGTCGAAAAGCTGACCGGCAAGACCATCACCCCGGAACGCCTCAAGCAGGGCATCAAGACCACCAACGCCAAGCGGCGCGCCCTGCAACGGCTGACCTCGCTCCGGGCAGCGGACCCCGCGCCCATCTCCGGCCGGGACGCCCTGCTCGTCAACCAGATCAGCTTCTACGACGAGCCGATCCGCTTCACCGCCAAGATCAACGAACTCTGCGACGAGCTTGAAAAGCGCATCGCGGCCAAGGGCGGCATCGCCCCGGCCAAGACGCCGCGGCTCCTGCTCTCCGGCTGTCCCATGGCGGTCCCCAACTGGAAGCTGCCCTATGTCATCGAGAGCTCCGGCGCGGTCATCGTGGGCGAGGAATCCTGCATCGGCACCCGCAACTCCCGCGACCTGGTGGACGAATCCGGCGAGACCATGGATGAAATGATCGACGCCATCGTGGACCGCTACATGAAGATCGACTGTGCCTGTTTCACCCCGAACACGGAACGCCAGGAAAACGTCACCGAGCTGGCCAAGCGCATGAACGCCGACGGGGTCATCCACTACAGCCTGCTCTTTTGCCAGCCCTACACCCACGAGGCCCTCAAGGTGGACAAGACCCTGCAGGCCGAGGGCATCCCCATGCTCTCCATCGAGACCGACTACTCCATGGAAGACGTGGAGCAGCTCAAGACCCGCGTCGAGGCTTTCGTGGAGACCCTTGCGTGA
- a CDS encoding acyl-CoA dehydratase activase — MIIGLDIGSRSIELVAMNNREVVHALRVPTTFDPLSQCRKLLDGLRPDILVGTGYGRNLIQRLGLDCVHSAITEIKAHAIGARHLFPEAATVLDIGGQDTKAIALSGGRVMKFEMNDRCAAGTGKFLEYTAGVFQIPIEEFGHYAMKGNDPPEISSICTVFAETEATSLMAQGKQPESIALGLHKAIIKRTVNMLNRVGLNQPLVFTGGVANNPCVLSLLASAIKAEEGTGLLIPENPDMVGALGAALHAADG; from the coding sequence GTGATTATCGGACTCGACATCGGCTCCCGCTCCATCGAGCTGGTGGCCATGAACAACCGGGAGGTGGTGCACGCCCTGCGCGTGCCCACCACCTTTGACCCGCTTTCCCAATGCCGAAAACTTCTGGACGGGTTGCGCCCGGACATCCTGGTGGGAACCGGGTATGGCCGCAACCTCATCCAGAGGCTCGGGCTCGACTGCGTCCACTCGGCCATCACCGAGATCAAGGCCCACGCCATCGGCGCCCGCCACCTGTTCCCGGAGGCGGCCACGGTACTGGACATCGGCGGGCAGGACACCAAGGCCATCGCCCTCTCCGGCGGCAGGGTCATGAAGTTCGAAATGAACGACCGATGCGCCGCCGGGACCGGAAAATTCCTCGAATACACGGCTGGCGTGTTCCAGATTCCCATCGAGGAGTTCGGCCACTATGCCATGAAGGGAAACGACCCTCCGGAGATCAGCTCCATCTGCACGGTGTTCGCGGAAACCGAGGCCACCTCGCTCATGGCCCAGGGCAAGCAGCCCGAATCCATCGCGCTGGGCCTGCACAAGGCGATCATCAAGCGCACGGTCAACATGCTGAACAGGGTCGGCCTCAATCAGCCCCTCGTCTTCACGGGCGGCGTGGCCAACAACCCCTGCGTGCTCAGCCTGCTGGCCTCGGCCATCAAGGCCGAGGAAGGCACCGGCCTGCTCATTCCCGAAAACCCCGACATGGTCGGCGCCCTGGGCGCTGCACTGCACGCCGCCGACGGCTAG
- a CDS encoding ABC transporter ATP-binding protein, with protein MSFPAARSRPPKKLSPLLSRPKTLFEGLRTHRFATTFQGAILPRPAKLHKFSNFHLFKRSVYYFAPYKWRVVLATIALLAYSPIPAGIAWLGKDFLDKVLIEKDIPMLKVCVVGVVLLTLMKCATLLAQTFLMNATGILVLRDIRRELYHKIIRLPMPYFAESEVGMLMSRIISDVMSVRVCLPSLLMFIRQILTLVVLIGLTIYLDAYLAFWSLLVMPVAIYPFIYFGQKIRKYGRKIQSGVSGVNVVLQESFSGIKVIKAFANELKEDFNFEKENTSYTKLLIRQVLYSEGSSRVMDIIGGVAGATIIWVGGMQVVNGEMTPGELFAFMVAVLQLYDPVKKLNASNIQIQQGLAGAERVFDILDSPEIKIEDQGETVFNGKLEKLAFKDVRFAYPKSDDNAVDGVSLDIEAGQRVAIVGQSGSGKTTLVNLLPRFYDVSEGTITLNGIDLRDYTLNSLRLNLGLVSQDTFLFNTSITDNIAYAQEEYDMEEVRNAARAAYAHDFIMEMPEGYDTFVGEGGVKISGGQKQRLTIARAIMKDPTLLILDEATSALDTQSERIVQKALDNLMQGRTSIVIAHRLSTILSADVIVVMENGRIIAKGRHGELLETCPLYKRLYNMQFDDLPDRDE; from the coding sequence GTGTCCTTCCCGGCTGCCCGCAGCCGCCCCCCAAAAAAGCTTTCCCCTTTACTAAGCCGCCCCAAGACCTTATTTGAGGGACTGCGCACGCATCGTTTCGCGACAACTTTTCAAGGAGCCATTTTGCCTCGTCCTGCAAAACTACATAAATTCAGCAACTTCCACCTGTTCAAACGGAGTGTCTACTATTTCGCCCCCTACAAATGGCGCGTCGTCCTGGCAACAATCGCGCTGCTGGCATACTCTCCCATCCCTGCCGGTATAGCTTGGCTCGGAAAAGATTTTTTGGACAAAGTCCTCATTGAGAAAGACATACCCATGCTAAAAGTTTGTGTTGTGGGGGTTGTTCTGCTCACCCTCATGAAGTGTGCCACCCTCCTTGCACAAACCTTTCTCATGAACGCCACGGGCATCCTCGTTCTCCGGGACATACGACGAGAACTCTACCACAAAATAATACGCCTCCCCATGCCGTACTTTGCCGAAAGCGAGGTGGGCATGCTCATGAGCCGTATAATCTCCGATGTCATGTCAGTCCGGGTATGCCTTCCCAGCCTGCTCATGTTCATCAGGCAGATATTGACCCTCGTCGTCCTGATCGGCCTCACAATTTATCTGGACGCCTACCTTGCCTTCTGGAGCCTGCTGGTCATGCCGGTAGCCATTTATCCGTTTATCTACTTCGGGCAAAAAATCAGAAAATACGGCAGAAAAATCCAATCGGGAGTATCTGGTGTCAACGTAGTTCTTCAGGAAAGCTTCTCCGGCATCAAGGTCATCAAGGCCTTTGCCAATGAGCTGAAGGAAGACTTCAATTTCGAAAAGGAAAATACCAGCTACACCAAACTTCTCATCAGGCAGGTGCTCTACAGCGAAGGATCATCGAGGGTTATGGACATCATTGGGGGCGTGGCCGGTGCGACCATCATCTGGGTCGGCGGCATGCAGGTTGTCAACGGCGAAATGACCCCCGGCGAGTTGTTTGCGTTTATGGTAGCCGTCCTCCAATTGTATGATCCTGTCAAAAAACTTAACGCATCCAACATACAGATCCAGCAAGGACTGGCCGGGGCCGAACGCGTGTTCGACATCCTGGATTCCCCGGAAATCAAAATCGAGGACCAGGGGGAAACAGTATTTAACGGCAAGCTCGAGAAGCTGGCCTTCAAGGACGTCCGGTTCGCCTATCCCAAATCCGACGACAACGCCGTGGACGGTGTCAGCCTGGACATCGAGGCGGGCCAACGCGTAGCCATCGTCGGGCAGAGCGGGTCGGGAAAGACCACCCTGGTCAATCTGCTGCCGCGTTTCTACGACGTCAGCGAAGGGACGATCACACTCAACGGCATTGACCTCCGGGACTACACCCTGAACAGCCTGCGCCTCAACCTCGGCCTGGTCTCCCAGGACACCTTCCTTTTCAACACTTCCATCACCGACAACATCGCTTACGCCCAGGAAGAATACGACATGGAGGAAGTGAGAAACGCGGCCCGGGCGGCCTATGCCCACGATTTTATCATGGAAATGCCCGAGGGATACGATACCTTTGTAGGCGAAGGCGGTGTCAAGATCTCCGGCGGTCAGAAACAACGGCTGACCATTGCCAGGGCCATCATGAAAGACCCGACCCTGCTCATCCTGGACGAGGCCACCAGCGCGCTGGACACCCAGTCCGAACGCATCGTACAGAAGGCCCTGGACAACCTGATGCAGGGACGCACCTCCATCGTCATCGCCCACCGACTGTCCACGATCCTGTCCGCCGACGTCATCGTGGTCATGGAAAACGGCCGCATTATCGCCAAAGGACGCCACGGCGAATTGCTGGAGACCTGTCCATTGTACAAGCGACTGTACAACATGCAGTTTGACGACCTGCCGGACAGGGACGAATAG
- a CDS encoding DUF922 domain-containing Zn-dependent protease: protein MRRLPAALLALLLLASPAAADVVRTVKTEYYTVQGTDPASIAADLQISSPWDKGLGKHTAVTRTKINIQYKMVKRGRDCSARDVKVYLHLTYLYPKLARSVDGKTYQWWKGFLAKLEEHELIHGEISSRAAHALSDELEALVNVDCVNFKAIAKNRFNRFMTKLKQDQAAYDKLTEHGIRQERNRGRFP, encoded by the coding sequence ATGAGACGCCTGCCCGCCGCACTTCTGGCCCTGCTCCTCCTGGCCTCGCCCGCCGCCGCCGACGTGGTCCGGACGGTGAAGACTGAATACTATACGGTTCAGGGCACAGACCCGGCGAGCATCGCGGCGGACCTGCAGATCAGTTCGCCATGGGACAAGGGACTGGGGAAACACACGGCCGTCACCCGGACCAAGATCAATATCCAATACAAAATGGTAAAACGGGGCAGGGATTGCTCGGCCAGAGACGTCAAAGTCTACCTTCACCTCACCTATCTCTATCCAAAGCTGGCTCGCAGCGTGGACGGCAAAACCTATCAATGGTGGAAAGGGTTCCTCGCCAAGCTGGAGGAACACGAACTCATCCACGGCGAAATTTCCAGCCGGGCCGCCCATGCCTTGAGCGACGAACTTGAAGCGCTCGTGAACGTGGACTGCGTCAATTTCAAGGCCATCGCCAAGAACCGATTCAACAGGTTCATGACCAAGCTGAAACAGGACCAGGCCGCCTACGACAAGTTGACCGAACACGGCATCAGGCAGGAACGCAACCGGGGAAGGTTTCCCTGA